Proteins from one Streptomyces sp. NBC_00289 genomic window:
- a CDS encoding TIGR02680 family protein, which translates to MNRSPSPHRYRLHRAGIRNVWQYDEQEFSFGDGRLLLRGKNGAGKSKALEMLLPYLLDGDARALDATGTGRTTLLWLMLDGFEQTNRLGYLWVEFARTDEEGSEQHLTLGVAIRASQSTRTAKPFFFVTPLRVGHDLDLAPAGQPLPVDRLKSLVGPENVTERAVEHRARAARRLFGLGDPARYRNLLHLLHRLRRPTIGDRIDSGGLVSVLAETLPALDDEVVEKVARGLDDLDAVRTDLGRLERTDEALRTFLTGYRGYLHGALRRRAQEVHDELEQLAEHRRSAGEAVKSAARLRAHEEELAARLDALKAEEEAAETDLAALYASAAYRSLRELGDKRATVTALHSAAATAFKALRQAHGSQEETGRRLTEEADRLGADLVDLSTAHGEMLREAERAGLDPAHLGEPAQATAIPVTEAAAAQLTSPEGDLHLVRHSEVLSLDTRACAEALHTWEAQLGAAGPVIRNRTRTVTELTALIHTTHRAQREAQQADAARERLEEQADDAHERAGRRRAETARAGVAYADAVRTWTERLHSLTGVALDAIDALTAHDPAEGPLPAHAPDEVADTARSVVESWLAELAEQRDARAVAIRELTAERDRLRNQRDDWEVRTDPEPTPPPHRSAPRAPDTGAPLYRLVDFADGLEPPDQANLEAALEASGLLDAWVCADGTVLEGATRDILLAPGAPPAGPTLAEVLHPVVAPDSGVTAGQVERVLRAVALVTDAAAAGTAESALGMDGFWKLGVARGRHIKQTAEYVGAEVRAETRRRALAELDLQLAGKQQELDDQQRQLHILTAHRTQAADTLSHPPTGRTLTDAWARTTEAERAAQVLAGKASTAAREAEQARARAVAARREAEATAGAHDLPVDPTALDSVRLCLDRLDTGTERLRGRLRAVVSSADAHRQNREGYERALTSTREAESDYAGPLARLEAARRTVRGLEEALDAPEQEILAREDAAKRRLDAVGRQLPRAERDVNAVHDERVRAEEDERVRREALAQQESAAVESGGRLRAALSLPGVTRGAGLDMPVTETAETTSTVASDEEIEVHDRAKALRRLVTAVRERLDAERRDLSDTALLNRHTDLRDQLSGGYDATLEEHDGIKVCRLVDDHGPQDIATVGERIAAQAAEARERLTEREREVFQRFLTGELGDHLSSQVLAAGALVAALNGTLSTVRTSHGLGVTLDWKLADGVEADVKAAVDLLRSPSGLRTRDQSEQLRDVLQRRIEDARRADPGAGYAAHLRTALDYRDWFTFTPWVVNDAAPTSRRKLSGRTGLSQGEQRVLSYLVLFAAAAAHFTSLADTTPHAPRLILLDDAFAKVDEPTHARLGRILVDLDLDFVLTSERLIGNWPDVPSLHIYECLRDPHVRGVATLHYTWNGRQRRLVSV; encoded by the coding sequence GTGAACCGCTCCCCTTCGCCGCACCGTTACCGCCTGCACCGCGCCGGCATCCGCAACGTCTGGCAGTACGACGAGCAGGAGTTCTCCTTCGGCGACGGTCGCCTGCTGCTGCGCGGCAAGAACGGCGCGGGCAAGTCCAAGGCGCTGGAAATGCTGCTGCCCTACCTCCTCGACGGGGACGCCCGAGCTCTGGACGCCACCGGCACCGGCCGGACCACGCTCTTGTGGCTGATGCTCGACGGCTTCGAGCAGACCAACCGGCTGGGCTATCTGTGGGTGGAGTTCGCGCGCACCGACGAGGAAGGCAGCGAGCAGCACCTCACCCTCGGCGTGGCCATCCGTGCCTCCCAGTCGACCCGGACGGCCAAGCCGTTCTTCTTCGTCACCCCGCTACGGGTGGGACACGACCTGGACCTGGCCCCCGCCGGCCAGCCCCTGCCCGTCGACCGGCTCAAGTCGCTCGTCGGCCCAGAAAACGTCACCGAACGTGCCGTGGAGCACCGGGCCAGGGCCGCCCGCCGTTTGTTCGGCCTCGGCGACCCGGCCCGCTACCGCAACCTGCTCCACCTGCTGCACCGGCTGCGCCGCCCCACCATCGGCGACCGCATCGACTCCGGTGGCCTGGTGTCCGTCCTCGCGGAGACGTTGCCCGCGCTCGACGACGAGGTCGTGGAGAAGGTGGCCCGGGGCCTCGACGACCTGGACGCCGTACGGACCGACCTCGGACGCCTGGAGCGGACCGACGAGGCGCTGCGGACCTTCCTGACCGGTTACCGCGGCTACCTGCACGGCGCTTTGCGCCGCCGGGCCCAAGAGGTGCATGACGAACTGGAACAGCTGGCGGAGCACCGGCGTTCGGCCGGCGAGGCGGTGAAGAGTGCGGCGCGGCTTCGCGCCCACGAGGAGGAACTCGCAGCCCGCCTCGACGCCCTCAAGGCGGAGGAGGAGGCAGCTGAGACGGACCTGGCCGCCCTGTATGCCAGCGCCGCCTATCGCAGCCTGCGGGAACTCGGCGACAAACGAGCCACGGTGACCGCTCTGCACAGTGCCGCGGCGACCGCCTTCAAAGCCCTGCGCCAGGCCCACGGCAGTCAGGAGGAGACAGGACGGCGGCTGACCGAGGAAGCCGACAGGCTCGGCGCGGACCTGGTCGACCTCAGTACGGCACACGGCGAGATGCTGCGCGAGGCCGAGCGCGCCGGGCTCGACCCCGCCCACCTGGGCGAGCCCGCGCAGGCCACCGCCATCCCGGTCACGGAGGCGGCGGCAGCCCAACTGACCTCCCCAGAAGGCGACTTGCACCTCGTGCGGCACAGCGAAGTACTCTCCCTCGACACGCGGGCCTGCGCCGAGGCACTACACACCTGGGAGGCCCAACTAGGCGCCGCCGGGCCAGTGATCAGGAACCGCACCCGGACCGTGACCGAACTGACCGCCCTTATCCACACGACGCACCGGGCCCAACGAGAGGCGCAGCAGGCCGATGCCGCCCGGGAACGACTGGAGGAACAGGCGGACGACGCGCATGAGCGGGCCGGGCGCCGACGGGCGGAGACGGCACGCGCAGGGGTGGCGTACGCGGACGCTGTACGGACCTGGACCGAGCGGCTTCACAGTCTCACCGGCGTGGCCCTCGACGCCATAGACGCCCTGACCGCCCACGACCCGGCGGAGGGCCCGTTGCCCGCCCATGCCCCCGACGAGGTGGCCGACACCGCCCGGTCGGTCGTCGAGTCATGGCTGGCGGAACTGGCCGAGCAGCGTGACGCGCGGGCCGTGGCAATCCGCGAACTGACCGCCGAACGCGACCGCCTGCGGAACCAGCGCGACGATTGGGAGGTCCGCACCGACCCCGAGCCCACGCCTCCGCCCCACCGCTCGGCACCTCGCGCACCCGACACCGGAGCACCCCTGTACCGGCTCGTGGACTTCGCCGACGGTCTGGAGCCGCCGGACCAGGCGAACCTGGAGGCGGCCCTCGAAGCGAGCGGGCTGCTCGACGCCTGGGTGTGCGCCGACGGCACCGTCCTGGAGGGGGCCACCAGGGACATCCTCCTCGCCCCTGGCGCTCCACCCGCCGGACCCACGCTCGCTGAAGTGCTACATCCGGTGGTGGCGCCGGACAGCGGGGTGACGGCAGGACAGGTCGAGCGCGTGCTCCGCGCGGTGGCGCTGGTCACGGACGCGGCCGCGGCTGGGACTGCGGAATCCGCGCTCGGCATGGACGGCTTCTGGAAACTCGGCGTCGCCCGGGGCCGTCACATCAAGCAGACCGCCGAGTACGTCGGCGCGGAGGTGCGCGCCGAGACCCGCCGCCGGGCACTGGCCGAACTTGACCTCCAACTCGCCGGTAAACAGCAGGAGCTGGACGATCAGCAACGGCAGCTGCACATCCTCACGGCACACCGCACGCAGGCGGCCGACACCCTGAGCCACCCTCCCACGGGACGCACGCTGACCGACGCATGGGCACGCACCACCGAGGCCGAGCGCGCTGCACAGGTCCTGGCCGGCAAGGCGTCCACGGCCGCCCGCGAGGCCGAGCAGGCACGTGCCCGCGCGGTCGCCGCCCGGCGGGAGGCCGAGGCGACCGCGGGCGCGCACGACCTCCCCGTCGACCCGACGGCCCTCGACTCTGTACGCCTGTGCCTGGACCGTCTTGACACAGGCACCGAGCGGCTGCGCGGGCGACTGCGCGCGGTGGTCTCCTCTGCCGACGCTCACCGCCAGAATCGCGAAGGCTATGAGCGCGCCCTGACGTCCACCCGGGAAGCGGAGTCCGACTATGCCGGACCGCTCGCCCGCCTGGAGGCCGCCCGTCGCACGGTCCGGGGCCTGGAGGAGGCACTGGACGCGCCGGAACAAGAGATCCTCGCCCGCGAGGACGCGGCGAAGCGGCGGCTGGACGCGGTGGGGCGTCAACTTCCCCGAGCAGAGCGGGACGTGAATGCCGTACACGACGAACGCGTGCGCGCGGAGGAGGACGAGCGGGTACGGCGGGAGGCGCTGGCCCAGCAGGAGAGCGCGGCGGTCGAAAGCGGCGGGCGACTGCGTGCGGCACTGTCACTGCCAGGCGTGACCAGAGGCGCGGGCCTCGACATGCCGGTGACCGAAACAGCCGAGACTACCTCCACGGTTGCCTCCGACGAGGAAATCGAGGTACACGACCGCGCCAAGGCCCTGCGCCGACTCGTGACGGCCGTACGAGAACGCCTGGACGCCGAGCGGCGCGACCTCTCCGACACCGCCCTTCTCAACCGCCACACCGACCTGCGCGACCAGCTCTCCGGAGGGTACGACGCCACGCTGGAGGAGCACGACGGCATCAAGGTCTGCCGTCTCGTCGACGACCACGGACCGCAGGACATCGCCACGGTCGGCGAGCGCATCGCCGCCCAGGCGGCCGAGGCGCGTGAACGGCTGACGGAACGCGAGCGGGAGGTCTTCCAGCGGTTCCTGACGGGCGAACTCGGCGACCACCTCTCCTCCCAGGTGCTGGCCGCGGGCGCCCTGGTTGCCGCCCTGAACGGCACCCTGTCCACGGTCCGCACGTCACACGGCCTGGGCGTCACACTCGATTGGAAGCTGGCCGACGGCGTGGAAGCCGATGTCAAAGCGGCGGTCGACCTCCTCCGCAGCCCGTCCGGCCTGCGCACCCGCGACCAGTCCGAGCAGCTGCGCGATGTGCTCCAGCGCCGTATCGAGGACGCCCGCCGCGCCGATCCGGGCGCGGGCTACGCGGCCCATCTGCGCACCGCCCTCGACTACCGCGACTGGTTCACCTTCACGCCCTGGGTGGTCAATGACGCCGCCCCGACCAGCCGCCGCAAGCTGTCCGGCCGCACCGGCCTGAGCCAGGGCGAGCAGCGCGTGCTGTCCTACCTGGTCCTGTTCGCCGCCGCGGCCGCCCACTTCACCAGTCTCGCCGACACGACCCCGCACGCACCCAGGCTGATCCTGCTCGACGATGCCTTCGCCAAGGTCGACGAACCCACCCACGCCCGCCTCGGCCGCATCCTGGTCGACTTGGACCTGGACTTCGTCCTCACCAGCGAACGCCTGATCGGTAACTGGCCCGACGTGCCGTCGCTGCACATTTACGAGTGCCTGCGCGACCCGCACGTCAGGGGAGTGGCGACCCTCCACTACACCTGGAACGGGCGACAGCGTCGGCTGGTGTCGGTATGA
- a CDS encoding TIGR02679 family protein: MSDPRAREAATPLDAETLAFLTRPGLARLRTAARTRLERNGLQPNGTIRLQRLTAQEREDLSLLLAKPITTSTATIHLLDLDTRLRTSAVGRGLAETLTALGPALTDRRAARDAAAAQRAGLWSAAEAALAATPLAPHPWTARWLEEIRRAGTLARQDQHTATTILHQAIRTLATLFPGPHAEPTPAVWGRGELATRTTGSAHGLDDGTLLSRLVLRGIALASDTHVPADAPGRRTLWRQASVTPDEVSSTVLSYGLRPTGASWGEKTLQERADHNLETHLTLRELRTLHLEMPPRTQIHVCENPRVVEAAADAGCTATLICTSGSATTVVRTLLDALAAAGCAFTYHGDFDWPGITLANRVVERYSAQAWHMSAKDYEYLATRTQVHGTPQLLLTGPRVEAVWDKELAPTMDALGIALHEEAALDLLLEDLT, encoded by the coding sequence ATGAGCGACCCTCGTGCGCGGGAAGCGGCGACTCCTCTGGACGCCGAGACGCTTGCCTTTCTGACCCGGCCCGGCCTCGCCCGCCTCCGGACGGCCGCCCGAACCCGTCTCGAACGCAACGGTCTGCAGCCGAACGGCACGATCAGGCTTCAGCGTCTAACCGCACAGGAACGCGAGGACCTCTCCCTGCTCCTTGCGAAACCAATCACCACCTCCACCGCCACGATCCATCTGCTGGACCTGGACACCCGCCTGCGCACCAGCGCGGTCGGCCGCGGTCTGGCCGAGACCTTGACAGCACTGGGCCCGGCCCTGACCGACCGCCGGGCGGCCCGGGACGCAGCGGCGGCGCAACGCGCCGGCCTGTGGTCCGCGGCCGAAGCGGCCCTCGCCGCCACCCCACTGGCCCCCCACCCGTGGACGGCCCGGTGGCTGGAGGAGATACGACGCGCAGGGACGCTCGCCCGCCAAGACCAGCACACCGCGACCACCATCCTCCACCAGGCGATCCGAACCCTGGCCACGCTCTTCCCCGGCCCGCACGCGGAACCCACCCCGGCCGTCTGGGGCCGCGGCGAACTCGCCACCCGCACCACCGGCTCGGCCCACGGCCTGGACGACGGCACCCTGCTCTCCCGCCTGGTCCTGCGCGGCATCGCCCTGGCATCCGACACCCACGTCCCCGCCGACGCACCGGGCCGCCGGACCCTGTGGCGCCAGGCCTCGGTCACCCCGGACGAGGTGTCCAGCACAGTCCTCAGCTACGGCCTGCGACCAACAGGCGCGAGCTGGGGCGAGAAAACCCTGCAAGAACGCGCGGACCACAACCTGGAGACCCACCTCACCCTGCGCGAACTGCGCACCCTGCACCTCGAGATGCCACCCCGCACCCAGATCCACGTATGCGAGAACCCACGCGTGGTCGAAGCCGCTGCCGACGCTGGCTGCACCGCAACCCTGATCTGCACTTCCGGCAGCGCGACGACGGTCGTCCGCACCCTGCTCGACGCGCTGGCCGCCGCCGGATGCGCCTTCACATACCACGGTGACTTCGACTGGCCGGGGATCACACTGGCCAACCGCGTCGTGGAGCGGTACAGCGCGCAGGCATGGCACATGAGCGCAAAGGACTACGAGTACCTCGCGACCCGCACCCAGGTACACGGCACCCCGCAGCTTCTCCTCACCGGTCCGCGCGTGGAAGCCGTATGGGATAAGGAACTGGCACCGACCATGGACGCCCTGGGCATCGCCCTGCACGAAGAGGCGGCGCTCGACCTGCTTCTGGAGGACCTCACCTGA
- a CDS encoding PASTA domain-containing protein produces the protein MTRSPRAVVLVTAALLATAFAVTPAYADDPGLNCALTATGSLSVSPSPVVYGQNAQVNWGADGVGCGPDDALRITGPGFDPATDLFPVGGGSRPVFITSTGTVTWNLTVIDLSSDTGFSRNLASVTIPVTGVTVVPNVLGDSQTQASQALSAAGYVVGQVNTVVDCDNVGRVSRQSPSAGTPLVHGSPVALTIGTRPPRPRVCQ, from the coding sequence ATGACGCGATCGCCCAGAGCGGTGGTGTTGGTGACCGCCGCGCTGCTGGCGACGGCCTTCGCCGTGACACCCGCCTACGCGGACGATCCGGGACTGAACTGCGCGCTCACCGCCACCGGTTCCCTGTCGGTCTCGCCGTCACCGGTGGTCTACGGCCAGAACGCCCAGGTGAACTGGGGCGCCGACGGCGTGGGCTGCGGCCCGGACGACGCGCTGCGGATCACCGGGCCCGGCTTCGACCCGGCGACCGACCTCTTCCCGGTCGGCGGCGGTTCCCGGCCGGTGTTCATCACGTCCACCGGCACGGTCACCTGGAACCTGACGGTGATTGACCTGTCGTCGGACACCGGCTTCAGCAGGAACCTGGCCTCCGTGACGATCCCGGTCACCGGCGTCACCGTCGTACCGAACGTGCTGGGCGACTCGCAGACCCAGGCGTCCCAGGCACTCTCGGCCGCCGGGTACGTGGTCGGCCAGGTGAACACCGTGGTCGACTGCGACAACGTAGGCCGGGTGAGCCGCCAGTCCCCGAGCGCGGGAACGCCGCTTGTGCACGGCTCCCCGGTCGCGCTCACCATCGGAACCAGGCCGCCACGCCCTCGGGTCTGCCAGTGA
- a CDS encoding DUF4242 domain-containing protein: MPRYLVQRTFTEGLHIPMDDEGAKACRNVVEGNAASAVTWVQSYVSRDKSVTYCVYDGPSPEAVRQAAQTTGLPVDRITEVSVLDPYFYH; this comes from the coding sequence ATGCCGCGATATCTCGTGCAACGGACCTTCACCGAGGGTCTGCACATCCCGATGGACGACGAGGGCGCCAAGGCCTGCAGGAACGTCGTCGAGGGCAACGCCGCGTCGGCCGTCACCTGGGTGCAGTCGTACGTGAGCCGGGACAAGAGCGTGACCTACTGCGTGTACGACGGGCCGTCTCCGGAAGCCGTGCGCCAGGCCGCACAGACCACGGGCCTGCCCGTCGACCGGATCACCGAGGTCAGTGTCCTGGACCCGTACTTCTACCACTGA
- a CDS encoding AAA family ATPase, with translation MALLERGDWLDALRRCPAGRVVLVSGEAGIGKTSLVRAFCAGLTRPVLWGSCDALRTPQPLGPLHDIARQATGELAAAMAAESSRQAMFHAFLDQLTAREALAVVEDAHWADEATIDLLVFAARRISSTRGLLVITYRDDEVGSDHPLRAVLGALATDRSVLRVRLSPLSAAAVATLAGPDGPDPAELHARAGGNPFFVTEVLADPDHRVPETVRDAVLARAAGLGPAEREALNSVAVFPGHAPAPLVQAPGKAVDGCVDAGMLLRDGTRILFRHELARLAIEEGIASARRTELHQRALADLTRWGSDPARLAYHAEEAGDAAAVLVHAGAAARRASAVGAHRQAADHYAQALRFADGIGPGRHAELFERHGEACAHAGRAAAAVISSRRAIECWREEGDQEREAALMACCSYYLWNQGRNAEAHAMVRQALALAERLPEGPGLVAAYTWSAYLLMLARDIPGAVRTGSRAALLAERFGEQTLLARALNAVGSAQWSIEPDLAVRTMLRSLRAAHAAGDDAAVGSAMVNLGSAAGEVRRYDLAEHWLREAMKWCSDRDLDDVRSYATAWLARCLSERGQWSAAEATADQVGATECTPSRIVALTVLGRLRTRRGEPGAADVLDEAWSLARQTGDLQRLWPVAAGRAELASLSGQQADSSLSETYELAVRLGIGWAIGELGQWLEPRPDDVHPAAAPPYRMNPVDAARAWDELGCPYESAMALAQSPDHLSEALRAFEGLGARPAADQVARWMRDLGIRTPRRSTLAHPDGLTAREADVLDLLRDGLRNSEIADRLRIAEKTAGHHVSSILAKLGVRTRQEAARHGEIAERT, from the coding sequence ATGGCGTTACTTGAGCGGGGGGACTGGCTTGACGCGCTGCGACGCTGCCCGGCAGGGCGGGTGGTCCTGGTGTCCGGTGAGGCGGGTATCGGCAAGACCTCTCTCGTCAGGGCGTTCTGCGCCGGGCTGACCCGGCCGGTGCTATGGGGTTCGTGCGACGCGCTGCGGACGCCGCAGCCACTCGGCCCGCTCCACGACATCGCACGGCAGGCGACAGGTGAACTGGCCGCGGCGATGGCCGCGGAGAGCTCGCGTCAGGCGATGTTCCACGCGTTCCTGGACCAGTTGACGGCGCGGGAAGCCCTCGCCGTGGTGGAGGACGCGCACTGGGCCGACGAAGCGACCATCGACCTGCTCGTGTTCGCCGCCCGCCGGATCTCCTCCACGCGTGGCCTGCTCGTCATCACCTACCGGGACGACGAGGTCGGATCGGATCACCCGTTGCGCGCGGTGCTGGGAGCGCTCGCCACCGACAGGAGTGTGCTGCGCGTACGGCTGTCACCGCTCTCGGCCGCGGCCGTCGCGACGCTGGCCGGACCGGACGGCCCGGATCCCGCGGAACTGCACGCCCGGGCCGGCGGCAACCCCTTCTTCGTGACCGAGGTCCTGGCCGATCCCGACCACCGGGTTCCCGAGACCGTGCGCGACGCGGTGCTGGCCCGGGCGGCCGGGCTCGGCCCCGCGGAGCGCGAGGCGCTGAACTCGGTGGCCGTCTTCCCCGGTCATGCTCCCGCGCCCTTGGTCCAGGCGCCCGGAAAGGCCGTCGACGGCTGCGTGGACGCGGGAATGCTGCTGCGCGACGGCACGCGGATCCTGTTCCGCCACGAGCTGGCCAGACTGGCCATCGAAGAGGGAATCGCGTCGGCACGCAGGACCGAGCTGCACCAGCGCGCACTGGCGGACCTGACCCGGTGGGGCAGCGATCCGGCCCGGCTCGCCTATCACGCGGAGGAGGCGGGCGACGCGGCGGCCGTACTCGTGCACGCCGGTGCGGCGGCGAGGCGGGCGTCCGCCGTCGGTGCTCACCGGCAGGCGGCCGACCACTACGCCCAGGCGCTGCGGTTCGCCGACGGGATCGGCCCGGGCCGGCACGCCGAACTGTTCGAGCGGCATGGCGAGGCGTGTGCGCACGCCGGACGGGCTGCCGCGGCCGTTATCTCCTCCCGTCGGGCGATCGAGTGCTGGCGGGAGGAAGGCGACCAGGAGCGCGAGGCCGCTCTGATGGCGTGCTGCTCCTACTACTTGTGGAACCAGGGCCGGAACGCCGAGGCACATGCCATGGTGCGGCAGGCGCTCGCCCTCGCCGAGCGGCTGCCGGAGGGCCCCGGGCTGGTCGCCGCGTACACCTGGTCGGCGTACCTGCTGATGCTTGCCCGGGACATTCCCGGGGCGGTGCGGACCGGCAGTCGCGCCGCCCTGCTCGCCGAGCGGTTCGGGGAACAGACCCTGCTGGCCCGGGCGCTCAACGCGGTCGGCTCCGCACAGTGGTCCATCGAGCCCGACCTGGCCGTGCGGACCATGCTCCGTAGTCTGCGGGCGGCCCACGCGGCCGGTGACGACGCGGCCGTGGGAAGTGCGATGGTCAACCTCGGATCCGCGGCAGGCGAGGTCCGTCGCTATGACCTCGCGGAACACTGGCTGCGCGAGGCCATGAAGTGGTGCTCCGACCGCGACCTGGACGACGTACGGAGTTACGCCACGGCATGGCTGGCCCGGTGCCTGTCGGAGCGCGGGCAGTGGTCGGCGGCGGAAGCGACGGCGGACCAGGTGGGAGCCACCGAGTGCACACCGAGCCGGATCGTCGCGCTCACCGTGCTGGGGCGGCTGCGGACCCGGCGGGGAGAGCCGGGCGCGGCGGACGTACTCGACGAGGCGTGGTCGCTGGCCCGACAGACCGGAGACCTGCAGCGCCTGTGGCCGGTCGCCGCGGGACGCGCCGAACTCGCGAGTCTGAGCGGACAGCAGGCCGACAGCAGCCTGTCCGAAACGTACGAACTGGCGGTACGGCTCGGCATCGGATGGGCGATCGGTGAACTCGGACAGTGGCTGGAACCGCGGCCAGATGACGTCCACCCGGCCGCCGCCCCGCCGTACCGGATGAATCCCGTCGACGCCGCGCGCGCCTGGGACGAGCTCGGTTGCCCGTACGAGTCGGCCATGGCGCTCGCCCAGAGCCCGGATCACCTGAGCGAGGCCTTGCGCGCGTTCGAAGGTCTTGGCGCGCGACCCGCCGCGGACCAGGTGGCAAGGTGGATGCGCGACCTGGGCATCCGGACACCACGGCGTTCCACGCTGGCTCATCCCGACGGGCTCACCGCACGCGAAGCCGACGTCCTCGACCTGCTCAGGGACGGACTGCGGAACTCCGAGATCGCCGACCGGCTCCGCATCGCGGAGAAGACGGCCGGGCATCACGTCTCCTCCATCCTGGCCAAACTCGGCGTGCGTACACGCCAGGAGGCCGCCAGACATGGGGAGATCGCGGAGCGAACATAG